In Nitratiruptor sp. YY09-18, a single window of DNA contains:
- the pilO gene encoding type 4a pilus biogenesis protein PilO → MKLLRKIDEFFSQRKSSEKYLIYATIFIGIVLLSYQYLFPMTEKMMKTALAQKNSIEAKINMDKAYLRGITVNGDELFYIKQFSLQIGKLKGRLTEIIDKKDYLNQKIKELSYLLYNEKKWAEFLNSLTQKAAKNGVQIDYILNNFLDVTKNFGHVLEVEIGCNGDYKNLISYINSIEQSDLVVDVYEIDMDGGEPIKTILKVSVWGINF, encoded by the coding sequence ATGAAGCTTTTACGTAAGATTGATGAGTTTTTCTCCCAGCGCAAATCTTCGGAAAAATATCTCATCTATGCAACGATTTTTATAGGTATAGTGCTGCTATCTTATCAATATCTTTTTCCAATGACAGAGAAGATGATGAAGACAGCTCTTGCGCAAAAAAATAGTATAGAAGCAAAAATAAATATGGACAAAGCCTATTTGAGAGGAATAACAGTCAATGGTGATGAGCTGTTTTATATAAAACAGTTTTCTCTCCAAATTGGAAAGCTCAAAGGGAGACTGACTGAAATTATTGATAAAAAAGATTATTTAAACCAAAAAATCAAGGAGCTTTCATATCTTCTTTACAATGAAAAAAAGTGGGCTGAGTTTCTCAATTCTCTCACCCAAAAAGCAGCAAAAAACGGCGTACAAATAGATTATATTCTCAATAATTTCCTCGATGTTACGAAAAACTTCGGACATGTGCTAGAAGTAGAAATTGGGTGTAACGGTGATTATAAAAATCTTATCTCTTATATTAATTCTATAGAACAGAGTGATCTTGTTGTCGATGTATATGAGATCGATATGGATGGTGGAGAACCAATTAAAACAATTTTGAAGGTATCCGTATGGGGAATAAATTTTTAA
- the hslU gene encoding HslU--HslV peptidase ATPase subunit, producing MDLTPKEIVKYLDEYIIGQKDAKKVIAIALRNRYRRMKLPKELQDEITPKNILMIGSTGVGKTEIARRLAKSLDLPFVKVEASKYTEVGFVGRDVESMVRDLVANAIVLVKEIHKEKNSQAIEEYITKKILEKLLPPLPKMASEGKKAEYQKSFEKMKAKLLAGELDNLKIEIEIPKSSLSLEDTNLPPELARAQESIAKIFTLGVNKEQIKKEVTVKEARELLKNEASEKLLDMEQIKQEALQKAQEEGIIFIDEIDKVAVSSSSQGHQDPSKEGVQRDLLPIVEGSTVSTKWGPVKTDHILFIAAGAFHLSKPSDLIPELQGRFPLRVELDSLDEEALYKILKMTKNSLIKQYQALLSVEEVELEFEDEALRAIAKYAHSANQKLEDIGARRLHTVIETILEDISFEADEHRGEKIVIDKAYVDSKLGEIVENEDLAKYIL from the coding sequence ATGGATCTTACACCAAAAGAGATAGTGAAATATCTCGATGAATATATCATTGGGCAAAAAGATGCGAAAAAAGTAATAGCTATTGCATTGCGTAACCGCTATCGCCGTATGAAACTCCCAAAAGAGCTACAAGACGAAATTACACCCAAAAATATCTTGATGATTGGGAGTACAGGTGTTGGTAAAACTGAAATTGCACGAAGACTTGCAAAAAGCCTCGATCTTCCATTTGTCAAAGTTGAAGCGAGTAAATATACTGAAGTGGGTTTTGTTGGGCGCGATGTAGAGTCAATGGTGCGTGACCTTGTAGCAAATGCTATTGTGCTCGTCAAAGAGATACACAAAGAGAAAAATAGTCAAGCGATTGAAGAGTATATAACAAAGAAAATTTTGGAAAAACTCCTCCCTCCTCTACCTAAAATGGCAAGTGAAGGGAAAAAAGCAGAATATCAAAAGAGTTTTGAAAAGATGAAAGCAAAGCTCTTAGCAGGTGAATTGGATAATTTAAAGATTGAGATAGAGATTCCCAAAAGCTCACTCTCATTAGAAGATACAAATCTCCCGCCAGAGCTTGCTCGTGCGCAAGAGTCTATCGCAAAGATTTTTACTTTGGGGGTAAATAAAGAGCAGATCAAAAAAGAGGTAACTGTCAAAGAGGCGAGAGAATTGCTTAAAAATGAAGCGAGTGAGAAGCTTTTGGATATGGAGCAGATCAAACAAGAAGCTTTGCAAAAAGCGCAAGAGGAAGGTATTATCTTTATAGATGAGATAGATAAAGTCGCAGTCTCCAGCAGCTCTCAAGGACACCAGGATCCTTCTAAAGAGGGAGTACAAAGAGATCTTTTGCCAATTGTAGAGGGAAGCACTGTGAGTACAAAATGGGGTCCAGTTAAAACCGATCATATCCTCTTCATTGCTGCAGGTGCCTTTCACCTGAGTAAACCAAGTGATCTTATCCCAGAACTTCAGGGACGATTTCCATTGCGCGTAGAACTCGATTCACTTGATGAAGAGGCACTCTATAAGATATTGAAAATGACCAAAAACTCCCTCATTAAGCAGTATCAAGCTCTCTTGAGTGTTGAGGAGGTAGAGTTAGAGTTTGAGGATGAGGCTTTGCGTGCAATTGCTAAGTATGCCCATAGTGCAAATCAAAAGCTTGAAGATATTGGTGCAAGACGTCTCCATACAGTGATTGAGACAATCCTAGAAGATATAAGCTTTGAAGCAGATGAACACAGAGGTGAAAAGATAGTCATAGACAAAGCGTATGTGGATAGTAAGCTTGGTGAAATTGTGGAGAACGAAGATTTAGCTAAATATATTTTATAA
- the hslV gene encoding ATP-dependent protease subunit HslV: MFEATTILGYKGDGVAVIGGDGQVTFGNTVLKGNATKIRTLYNGKILAGFAGSTADAFNLFDMFEKILENKKGDLVKSVIEFSKEWRKDRYLRRLEAMMIVLNTKNIFILSGTGDVVEPEDGKIAAIGSGGNFALSAARALDKHANLDAKTLVEESLKIAGELCIYTNTNIKILTLED; the protein is encoded by the coding sequence ATGTTTGAAGCTACGACGATACTTGGCTATAAGGGAGATGGAGTAGCTGTTATTGGGGGTGATGGCCAAGTCACTTTTGGCAATACTGTCCTCAAAGGCAATGCTACAAAAATCCGCACTCTCTATAACGGCAAGATTTTGGCTGGGTTTGCAGGAAGCACAGCAGATGCATTTAATCTCTTTGATATGTTCGAAAAGATTTTAGAAAACAAAAAGGGTGATCTTGTAAAAAGTGTTATCGAGTTTAGTAAAGAGTGGCGGAAAGATCGCTATTTGCGCCGCCTTGAAGCGATGATGATAGTACTCAATACCAAAAATATATTTATTCTTAGTGGAACAGGAGATGTGGTAGAGCCTGAGGATGGAAAAATAGCTGCTATCGGAAGTGGTGGGAACTTTGCCCTTTCTGCTGCACGTGCTCTTGATAAGCATGCCAATCTTGATGCGAAAACGCTTGTGGAAGAGTCTTTAAAAATCGCAGGAGAGCTCTGTATATATACCAATACAAATATCAAAATTTTAACTTTGGAGGATTGA
- the era gene encoding GTPase Era: METKAGFVALIGRPNAGKSTLLNWLLGEKIAMVSHKVQATRKRLYAIVMHKNTQIIFIDTPGLHEKERLLNRFMLEEALKAIGDCDLILFLAPVTDDIKYYEKFLELSQGRPHLVVLTKIDLVDNAKLLAKIGEYQKYQEKFLDLIPVSVKKNIGKEDLLDTITKYLPEHPYYYDPELLTTENIRDIYKELIREAIFENVSDEIPYESDVIIEKIEESENLDKVYAMIIVEKPSQKGIIIGKNGETIKRIGRDARRLLEQFSGKKIYLELFVVVKKGWTKNKKELEQIGYIF; encoded by the coding sequence ATGGAGACAAAAGCGGGATTCGTAGCGCTAATTGGACGGCCAAATGCAGGAAAAAGTACCCTGCTTAACTGGCTTCTTGGTGAAAAGATTGCGATGGTGAGTCACAAAGTGCAAGCAACACGCAAGCGTCTCTATGCAATAGTTATGCATAAAAATACACAGATTATCTTCATAGATACACCAGGACTGCATGAAAAAGAGAGACTTTTAAATAGATTTATGCTCGAAGAAGCTCTCAAAGCGATCGGAGATTGTGATCTTATTCTCTTTTTGGCCCCGGTAACTGATGATATTAAATACTATGAAAAGTTTTTAGAACTCTCTCAAGGAAGACCCCATCTTGTAGTACTGACTAAAATTGATCTTGTTGATAATGCGAAACTCTTGGCAAAAATAGGTGAATATCAAAAATATCAAGAGAAGTTTTTAGATCTCATCCCTGTTTCAGTAAAGAAAAATATCGGTAAAGAGGATCTGCTTGATACCATCACAAAATATCTTCCCGAGCATCCATACTACTACGATCCAGAATTGCTCACAACAGAAAATATTCGTGATATATACAAAGAGCTCATTCGTGAGGCTATTTTTGAGAATGTGAGTGATGAGATACCCTATGAGAGTGATGTAATTATTGAAAAAATTGAAGAGTCTGAGAATTTAGATAAAGTCTATGCAATGATTATAGTTGAAAAACCATCACAAAAAGGGATTATAATAGGCAAAAATGGCGAGACTATCAAACGCATAGGAAGGGATGCGAGAAGACTATTAGAGCAGTTTAGTGGCAAGAAAATATATCTTGAACTCTTTGTTGTAGTGAAAAAAGGGTGGACAAAGAATAAAAAAGAGCTTGAACAGATAGGTTATATCTTCTAA
- a CDS encoding CDC27 family protein: MHEYEQLELKWKKFNNKRRLYQFFIIVVFALVAFVVIKFLFPLKPLQQKTIENKDVQKPFVAKKEKKNQEFNKSQETPLLKPSFEFEKRLSYSLYKAKRYEKRKRITEVQNNKRPQDASNYPLVKRGSISLHTSQPKSLVSLVKEFNKSNDIGLALLIAKRYYEQKEYKNAAKWSLIANNLDKNSEESWILFAKSSYKLGKKESAVNALKIYYKKSHSKRAYALLKQMVQGTFQ; encoded by the coding sequence ATGCATGAGTATGAACAGCTTGAGTTGAAATGGAAAAAATTCAATAATAAAAGAAGGCTTTACCAATTTTTCATTATCGTTGTATTTGCTCTTGTAGCTTTTGTTGTCATAAAATTTCTATTTCCATTGAAGCCACTGCAGCAAAAAACAATCGAAAACAAAGATGTACAAAAACCTTTTGTTGCAAAAAAAGAGAAAAAAAATCAAGAATTTAATAAGAGTCAAGAGACGCCTCTTTTAAAACCATCATTTGAATTTGAAAAGAGACTCTCTTATAGTCTATATAAAGCAAAAAGATATGAAAAGAGAAAAAGGATAACAGAAGTTCAAAATAACAAGAGGCCTCAAGACGCTTCGAACTATCCTCTAGTAAAAAGAGGTTCAATTTCACTCCATACCTCGCAACCAAAATCGCTAGTGAGTCTTGTAAAAGAGTTCAATAAAAGTAATGATATCGGTTTGGCTCTTCTTATTGCCAAAAGATACTATGAGCAAAAAGAGTACAAAAATGCTGCAAAATGGAGTCTCATTGCAAATAATTTAGATAAAAATAGCGAAGAGAGCTGGATTTTATTTGCAAAAAGTAGCTATAAACTTGGAAAAAAAGAGAGTGCAGTAAATGCATTAAAAATCTACTACAAAAAATCTCACTCAAAAAGAGCATATGCATTGCTAAAACAGATGGTACAAGGAACTTTTCAATGA
- a CDS encoding pilus (MSHA type) biogenesis protein MshL: MKKLLLSVVMSVGLFANNCETRLFTLQTAPGVSVAEIVSNLSEECGLTVILGDKLTKRKYRFTRLGRLNLKNVSFYKLLDLTLKNSNLDYSIENNILKISYLQTKTFHLDYINSKRIGKAVIDASVDTGVQSTDGQTQGSGSNGDINTISAEDSFDFWETVQKELYAIVNRPGDEYKAPMPIVNKQAGLVTITATPKQMERVENYIKKIERRLHQEVMIDVSILAVFLNDNITTGIDWSKFNLSVNGNAGLERVGVGDNFGNIQVTSSASTLINTALNMTGILDFLKKEGKVVTLSNPKILTLNNQPAIISIGDTYNFNIPTSITISANSNGLGEKSYTPSSIFVGILLNITPEITENGDVILRINPSISELRNPDELSNIGPEGFRQIAPDTKEKKISSVVKVKNGSTLILGGLISNTKNFRINGVPVLKDVPIFGNLFKSNTKDNQRFELVFILRTKILHDAEENLGLKDLGFEKLTYEKK, from the coding sequence ATGAAAAAATTACTATTATCTGTTGTAATGAGTGTTGGACTCTTTGCTAATAATTGTGAGACAAGACTTTTTACATTGCAAACTGCACCAGGAGTTAGTGTAGCAGAGATAGTGAGTAATTTGAGCGAAGAGTGTGGTCTTACAGTTATTTTAGGTGATAAGCTTACAAAGAGAAAATATCGTTTTACAAGACTTGGCCGACTCAATCTTAAAAATGTTTCTTTCTATAAACTTTTAGATCTCACTCTTAAAAATAGCAATCTTGACTACTCTATTGAAAACAATATTTTAAAAATTTCCTATCTTCAGACGAAGACTTTTCACCTTGATTATATAAATTCAAAGCGCATAGGAAAGGCAGTAATCGATGCTTCTGTTGATACAGGTGTGCAAAGTACTGATGGACAGACACAAGGATCAGGAAGCAATGGTGATATAAATACAATTAGTGCAGAGGATAGTTTTGATTTTTGGGAAACTGTGCAAAAAGAGCTCTACGCTATAGTCAATCGTCCAGGTGATGAGTATAAAGCTCCTATGCCAATAGTCAATAAGCAAGCTGGTCTTGTCACAATCACAGCTACTCCAAAGCAGATGGAGCGAGTAGAAAACTATATCAAAAAGATAGAGCGCAGGCTCCATCAAGAGGTTATGATTGATGTTTCAATATTAGCAGTTTTTCTCAATGACAACATTACAACAGGAATTGATTGGAGTAAATTTAACTTAAGTGTCAATGGCAATGCAGGGCTTGAACGCGTTGGTGTTGGTGATAATTTTGGGAATATTCAGGTAACCTCGAGTGCCTCTACATTGATTAATACCGCCCTCAACATGACAGGAATTTTGGACTTTTTAAAAAAAGAGGGAAAAGTCGTAACTCTCTCAAATCCTAAAATTTTGACTCTCAACAACCAGCCAGCTATCATCTCTATTGGTGATACATATAATTTCAATATTCCTACATCTATTACAATCTCTGCAAACAGTAATGGACTTGGTGAAAAATCTTATACTCCTTCATCTATATTTGTTGGTATTTTGCTCAATATCACTCCGGAGATTACGGAAAATGGTGATGTGATTTTGCGTATTAATCCATCTATCTCTGAACTTCGCAATCCAGATGAACTTAGCAATATAGGGCCAGAAGGTTTTAGGCAAATCGCACCTGATACGAAAGAGAAAAAGATCTCTTCAGTTGTGAAAGTTAAAAATGGATCAACTCTTATTCTAGGTGGCCTTATCTCAAATACGAAAAATTTTCGCATCAATGGTGTCCCTGTTCTAAAAGATGTTCCCATATTTGGAAACCTATTTAAAAGCAATACAAAAGATAATCAACGTTTCGAGCTTGTTTTTATTCTTCGTACAAAAATTCTTCATGACGCAGAAGAAAATCTTGGTCTTAAAGATCTGGGATTTGAAAAATTAACATATGAAAAAAAATAG
- a CDS encoding AAA family ATPase encodes MKKNSNLFLQAKDCFKEANSAKEFVQIETHALYLQELFGVINKDFKFILIHGEPGVGKTMLLKKFMEEVNKKNIYFYERPFANEKLMYQKFNQDLFANSNHLIYNLENKSSQINIVILDEAQIYDEKMLEAIRILADTKKIQFILAMHDSAGEHLLAKKHFATRIYKSIHMQPPSKVTFHQYIQKKLFRNNLIDVAKLMTLKDTSLVYKYTQGNLRQSDKFLYTLFDILSYFYENKNLDLSKIDKKYIEMSAIYLGYVDA; translated from the coding sequence ATGAAAAAAAATAGCAACCTCTTTCTACAAGCTAAGGATTGCTTCAAAGAGGCAAACTCTGCTAAAGAGTTTGTCCAGATCGAAACCCATGCTCTTTATCTCCAGGAACTTTTTGGAGTAATAAATAAAGACTTTAAATTTATTCTTATCCATGGTGAACCTGGTGTAGGCAAAACTATGCTTTTAAAAAAGTTTATGGAAGAGGTAAATAAAAAAAATATTTACTTTTATGAAAGACCTTTTGCAAATGAAAAACTTATGTACCAAAAGTTCAATCAAGATCTTTTTGCAAATAGTAACCATCTCATATATAATCTCGAAAATAAATCGTCACAAATAAATATAGTAATTTTGGATGAAGCACAAATTTATGACGAGAAAATGCTTGAAGCCATAAGAATATTAGCTGATACAAAAAAGATCCAATTTATCCTTGCAATGCATGATAGCGCAGGAGAACACCTTCTAGCAAAAAAGCACTTTGCAACGAGAATTTATAAATCAATACATATGCAACCACCATCAAAAGTGACTTTCCATCAATATATTCAAAAAAAACTCTTTAGAAATAACTTAATAGATGTAGCAAAATTGATGACACTAAAAGATACTTCTTTAGTGTATAAATATACACAAGGGAATCTGCGCCAATCTGATAAATTTCTCTATACTCTCTTTGATATTTTGAGTTATTTTTATGAAAATAAAAACTTAGATTTGTCAAAAATAGACAAAAAATATATTGAGATGAGCGCTATCTATTTAGGATATGTAGATGCATGA